A genomic segment from Treponema sp. Marseille-Q3903 encodes:
- a CDS encoding extracellular solute-binding protein, with protein sequence MKKIVTLMVAITCTALLLVSCKGKNADVKNAGEAVGYTYGEGKTFHSDEPVTYSISFSDASWYPLVDDWKTEGIFKDIEKLTNVHLDITAYDSGDYTQKVNLAINSGSATYIIPKIYTEEQYIAGGGIVPVSDYTKYMPNFTAFVEKYNMHPDLDTIKQNDGKFYRLPGLHQAALQDYTIMVRDDIFAAAGYDVRELEKDWTWEKLHDVLLGVKKYMVSKGMCSESDYIWSDPWCGQSGKGTGGNLLKLMGSSYNVISGWAIDGTNGGIKFDPKKKEFYSSSISDDFKKFISVANSFIKDGILDPETFTQSDDAANNKFYNGKTVLKSTNRSSMSNDILSLKKISGDSASAYVTVYPAGTIKDLAETSRLECGVMVSQKALKELGMSDFVKMMRFVDWLFYSSEGYSLVKWGPEGKTWHYVDLDGKKIKKLLPGFKCGGLGISGSDTDIDIRLKWGYAGGNYFYGHSTAESTDNFTPEVQDLYARYGKYKTVATVDPKAKPTEDQREQLNLWGVPLTDNINAWTLKFITGQKDINKDWNDYVSSCKNLNVDSIVNMTNDIYKKQAK encoded by the coding sequence ATGAAAAAAATTGTAACATTGATGGTTGCAATTACATGTACAGCTTTACTTCTTGTTTCTTGCAAGGGAAAAAATGCTGATGTAAAAAATGCCGGTGAAGCTGTCGGCTATACTTATGGCGAAGGAAAAACTTTCCACTCAGACGAGCCTGTAACTTATTCTATATCTTTCAGCGATGCTTCATGGTATCCACTTGTAGATGACTGGAAAACTGAAGGTATTTTCAAAGATATTGAAAAACTTACAAATGTTCATCTCGATATTACAGCTTACGACAGCGGTGACTACACTCAGAAAGTAAATCTTGCTATAAACTCAGGCTCTGCGACATACATTATTCCAAAAATATACACAGAAGAACAGTACATTGCAGGTGGCGGAATTGTTCCTGTATCTGATTACACAAAATATATGCCAAACTTCACTGCGTTTGTAGAAAAATACAACATGCATCCGGATCTAGACACAATCAAGCAGAACGACGGTAAATTCTACCGCCTTCCAGGACTTCATCAGGCTGCTCTTCAGGACTACACTATTATGGTTCGTGACGATATTTTTGCAGCTGCTGGCTATGATGTTCGTGAGCTTGAAAAAGATTGGACTTGGGAAAAACTCCATGACGTCCTCCTCGGTGTAAAAAAATACATGGTTTCAAAAGGAATGTGCAGTGAATCTGATTATATCTGGTCTGACCCATGGTGTGGACAATCTGGAAAAGGAACAGGCGGAAACCTCCTCAAGTTGATGGGTTCTTCTTACAATGTTATCTCCGGCTGGGCTATTGATGGCACAAATGGCGGTATCAAATTCGATCCGAAAAAGAAAGAATTCTATTCATCATCTATCAGCGATGATTTCAAGAAATTTATTTCAGTTGCAAACAGTTTTATAAAAGACGGAATCCTCGACCCTGAAACATTCACACAGTCTGATGATGCTGCTAACAATAAATTCTACAATGGAAAAACAGTTCTTAAATCAACAAACAGAAGCTCTATGAGCAACGATATTCTCAGCTTGAAGAAAATCAGCGGAGACAGCGCTTCGGCTTATGTGACAGTTTATCCGGCTGGAACAATCAAAGACTTGGCAGAAACTTCACGACTTGAATGCGGCGTTATGGTTTCACAAAAAGCTCTCAAAGAACTTGGAATGTCTGACTTTGTAAAGATGATGCGTTTTGTTGACTGGCTGTTCTATTCTTCTGAAGGATACTCTTTGGTAAAATGGGGACCTGAGGGAAAAACATGGCACTATGTTGATCTAGACGGAAAGAAAATCAAAAAACTTCTCCCTGGTTTCAAATGCGGAGGGCTAGGTATTTCCGGCAGCGATACTGACATTGATATTCGCCTAAAATGGGGTTATGCAGGCGGTAACTATTTCTACGGTCACTCAACAGCAGAATCAACAGATAACTTCACTCCAGAAGTTCAGGATTTGTACGCTCGCTACGGAAAATACAAGACAGTTGCAACTGTTGATCCGAAAGCTAAACCGACTGAAGATCAGCGCGAACAGTTGAACCTCTGGGGTGTACCACTTACAGACAACATCAATGCATGGACATTGAAATTTATAACTGGACAGAAAGATATCAATAAAGATTGGAATGATTATGTTTCAAGTTGTAAAAACCTTAATGTCGACAGCATTGTAAACATGACAAACGATATTTATAAAAAACAGGCTAAATAG
- a CDS encoding AraC family transcriptional regulator — protein MDDLFEYSDSLNAPFQAFSGDWKYVKPHWHYFTEMVYLVSGVLFAEVDGKQFTMNPGDMIIFHPKQIHAFLDYPVKEDHPDKPYFYVIKFDDMILSNTTPGSPKLPKLLDKANLDEEAANLLTAHDLRFNPVKMYFEYCIWETTHKQFGYDIKVASMISLIVTELIRIWLRHGFQFSSKTTYDQFSNKDFSVLEYIDTHSAENINIEKLASKCGMCYSNFAKQFKTQFGKTCKEYIEFIRICKADTLLLYTDKTLDYISQETGFTDASHFIRTYKKVRGITPKQRRNSKI, from the coding sequence ATGGATGATTTATTTGAATACAGCGACAGTCTGAACGCACCGTTTCAAGCTTTTTCTGGGGACTGGAAATATGTAAAACCGCACTGGCACTACTTTACAGAAATGGTCTACCTCGTCAGCGGAGTTTTGTTCGCGGAAGTAGACGGCAAGCAGTTCACGATGAATCCTGGCGATATGATTATTTTTCATCCAAAACAGATTCACGCATTCCTCGATTATCCGGTAAAAGAAGACCATCCGGATAAACCTTATTTTTATGTGATCAAATTCGACGACATGATTCTTTCAAACACAACGCCCGGCTCCCCAAAACTTCCAAAACTTCTGGACAAAGCCAATTTAGATGAAGAGGCAGCAAACCTCCTTACCGCTCACGACCTTCGTTTTAATCCTGTAAAAATGTATTTTGAGTACTGCATCTGGGAAACAACACACAAACAGTTTGGGTACGATATAAAAGTTGCCTCAATGATAAGTCTTATTGTAACTGAGCTGATAAGAATATGGCTCAGGCACGGTTTTCAATTTTCTTCAAAGACAACTTACGACCAATTCAGCAACAAAGATTTTTCTGTTTTGGAATATATAGACACTCACTCTGCAGAAAATATAAATATAGAAAAGTTGGCGTCAAAATGCGGGATGTGTTATTCAAACTTTGCAAAGCAATTTAAAACTCAATTTGGAAAAACATGCAAGGAATATATAGAATTTATCAGAATTTGTAAGGCTGACACCCTCCTGCTCTACACCGACAAAACACTAGATTATATCAGCCAGGAAACAGGATTTACGGATGCCAGCCATTTTATAAGAACTTATAAAAAAGTCAGAGGAATTACGCCAAAACAACGGCGTAATTCCAAAATCTAA
- a CDS encoding carbohydrate ABC transporter permease, which yields MRKNNLKVGESAGYICFKYINTIIMLFICAITLYPFLYLVAQSFSSEEAITKGVVTLFPVGFNIGTYKSVLEKGDFLRSYKNTLIYSVLGTFFSLVLSSCLAYPLSKKELRGQKVLTKFVIFTMYFGGGLIPNYVLMQRLHLINHVSGFLIPSLISTYYVVLMKSFFAETPHELEEAGQLDGLSPVGIFVKIVLPLSMPIVATMILFNAVGYWNNWYNAFLYLDKKDMWPVAYYLKTIISGASTSADPGEATAEKMQIAANIKSCSMVLMTLPIICVYPFVSKYYVEGMMLGGVKE from the coding sequence ATGAGAAAAAATAATTTAAAGGTTGGAGAATCTGCTGGATATATCTGTTTTAAATATATAAACACAATTATAATGTTGTTTATATGTGCGATCACTCTTTATCCGTTTTTGTATCTTGTAGCACAGTCCTTTTCATCTGAAGAGGCGATTACAAAAGGTGTTGTGACTCTATTCCCAGTTGGGTTCAATATCGGAACATATAAATCTGTGCTTGAAAAAGGTGACTTTTTAAGAAGTTATAAAAATACGCTTATTTATTCTGTTTTAGGTACATTTTTTTCGCTCGTGTTGAGCAGTTGTCTTGCGTATCCGCTCTCTAAAAAAGAGTTGCGCGGTCAGAAAGTTCTAACAAAGTTTGTAATATTTACAATGTATTTTGGCGGAGGATTGATTCCTAACTACGTTTTGATGCAGAGACTTCATCTTATAAATCACGTATCAGGATTTTTGATTCCTTCTTTGATCAGCACTTATTACGTAGTTTTGATGAAATCATTTTTTGCAGAGACTCCTCATGAACTTGAAGAAGCCGGTCAGCTCGACGGTCTTAGTCCTGTCGGCATATTCGTAAAGATTGTTCTTCCTCTCTCAATGCCAATCGTTGCAACTATGATTTTGTTTAATGCAGTAGGGTACTGGAACAACTGGTACAACGCATTCCTTTACCTTGACAAAAAAGATATGTGGCCTGTCGCTTACTATCTTAAAACAATCATCAGCGGCGCATCTACTTCAGCTGACCCTGGAGAAGCAACTGCTGAAAAAATGCAGATAGCTGCAAATATAAAATCTTGTTCTATGGTTCTTATGACTCTTCCTATCATCTGTGTCTATCCGTTTGTGTCTAAATACTACGTTGAAGGCATGATGTTAGGTGGCGTAAAGGAATAG